DNA from Solidesulfovibrio fructosivorans JJ]:
AATCGCCCACGGCCCACACCGCAACGCTCATCGCCCTGGCCCAAGCCGCCCTGGCCGGCATCTTCCGCCCCGGCCAGCGCTACAAGAAGGCCGGGGTGATCCTCACCGGCCTCGAGCCCGAATCCGGCCGCCAGCTTTCCCTGCTCGATCCCGAGCCGGCAAACGCGGCCCGCGATGCCCGGCTCATGGCCACCCTGGACGCCATAAACGCCAAATGGGGCCGCGACACGCTGCGCTGCGCCGCCCAGGGAGCCTCGGTCACGGGGCAGTCCTGGGCCATGCGCCAGAACATGCGCTCCCCGCGCTACACCACCGACTGGGCCGAACTGCCCGTGGTGACCGCCGGCTGACCGTTCCCGGAGGCGTCATGGACCGTTTTGACCTGCCGCATCTCCTCTATCTGCTGCTGCTTTTGGCGGCGCTCGTGGCCATGCGCTGGCTGCCCCGGTTCAGAAGCGGCCGCGACCGGCGTCGTCCACGCTCCATTGGTCACGAAAAGAAAGAAAAGCGACCAAAGCGGTCGCTACGCTCTTGAACCTCCCGCGATTTAAGGATAAAATAAATAATTATGTACAAACTGCCCGAAAATCCGCGGCCCTATGCGGACAAATACTTCCTCCGCTCCCGGCAGATCCTGGAGGCCGAAGGCCTCAACCCCATCGCGACCATGCAGGTGTTTTTCCGGGACGGACCGGGGAAGTTCGCCGGCATAGACGAAGCCGTGGCCGTGTTTCGGGCCTTTTCGCCCCTGGCCGACCATGGCGGGGAAATCCTCGCCCTGCCCGAGGGCGCGGATTTTTCGCCCCTCGAGCCGGTCATGCACATTACCGGGCCGCTTTTGGATTTCATCGAGCTGGAAACGCTCTATCTCGGCATCGTCAGCGCCGCCACAACGCTTGCCTGCGGCCTGCCCGAGCCCACGACGCGGGAGGTCGCGGCCAAGGCCGCCGCCATCCGCGAGCTGCTGCCGGACACGCCGCTGATGTATTTCGGCGCGCGGCACTGGCACTGGTCGCGGGAGGAAGCGTTTTGCCAGGCCGCCGTGGGGGCGGGGTTCGATTCCTGCGCCACGGACGCCGGAGCCCGGGCCGCCGGCCTGTCCCAGGGCGTCGGCACCATTCC
Protein-coding regions in this window:
- a CDS encoding beta/alpha barrel domain-containing protein → MYKLPENPRPYADKYFLRSRQILEAEGLNPIATMQVFFRDGPGKFAGIDEAVAVFRAFSPLADHGGEILALPEGADFSPLEPVMHITGPLLDFIELETLYLGIVSAATTLACGLPEPTTREVAAKAAAIRELLPDTPLMYFGARHWHWSREEAFCQAAVGAGFDSCATDAGARAAGLSQGVGTIPHALVLAFASRVGREHATREATIAFDRHIERSCPRIALVDTFNHEIDDSLDTAEALDGHLDAVRLDTAGESIGQGGMAFDGRTYQTGTGVTVASALAVRRALDAAGHDKVDIVLSSGFGNLEKVAAFAAARREHPRLFASLGIGGLFKSYAATADIVRVGGTDLAKTGRAFHPNPRLVRML